TTTGGTAGTTTGAAACAGGCAGAGTGGCAAATGATGTATGACTTGGCCAAGATGTTCTTGTACTGTTTCAACCACTGGAAACTGGAGACTCCATCAGTCCACACCAAAAGCAcacccactgatgaccaaAGGTTCTACAAGGAAAATTATATAAGGTTCATATTTTTACAAATTTTGTTGTACTTACTCAAAAAAGTTGTTCTTTcatacactacatgtagctgtgcaGTAGTAAGTACTTTATGTAAATAATTGTAACACAAATCACTTGGTTGTTGTATCTTACTCTAGTATCATAATATGATCCTTTTTAGCCGGGATACGAATGAACACCATACATGATACTGCAGATGGGTGTGCCTCTGCCATGTACCAGTTTTTTGTGAGAGTCTACCTAAGCACGATGCCACTCTGATATTTGGGCGAACTTTCCTAAGCTCAGTATTCCTGGTGATGAGGCATCAGCTCATGGAGCGGTTCACTGCAGAACAAGACAAAATGCTGCCCGAGAAGAGGACGCTCGTCATCAGCCACTTCCCAAAGTTAGTTTTTCATTCACTGTGCAGTGCACCTATAATCATattgtaattatataaattatgcatgAAACATCACAGGCCACTCAGTATAAGCCTCGATACTAAGCTGCGAGTATTATTTTGGTGGGCAACATAAGTTGAGGAATACGCTTCATGGAGTCCACTCTCAAACCTATATTTCTGCAGAagcgggtgggcgtattttcgtgAGGGTACCAGTGTATGTAAAAATAGATGATCGGTAAAATTATACTTTGCCTGAATTTGACATGTACAGAATCAAACTAAATCGTACGGCACTGTGCCATAATTGTTTATCCCAGAGCTGCTAATTTAAAACCGTTGCTAGCTAGCCTATACATATCAGGGCTGCAACTAGGATTGTAggtctagtaataattatgacatatcTGACAATTTTAGACAATTATTTGAGGGCCTTAATTATGTATCACTTTTGGCACAATGTCATCTGTCAGCTCACTGACAAGTAATATCGTAATTGTAGTATGTACGTAATACAACATATCTATTTTTATATCCTAGAGGGAGgaatatacacatgtacattaacgTGTGCTGTTCCAGGTTCTTAGGCTGGTTGCAGGTTGAGATTTATAATGCCAACTCCCCGATTTGGCGTGAGGATTTCAACCAGACACCTGAAGCACTTACTGTGCCGTCCCCCGCTGGCTCCTCCATCACTCCCTCACCCTCTCCAGCAGCTGGCCCTGCCTCTAACTCTAGCAGAAttggtacatacatgtacatgcacgcaCGAGTATGTGCAAGTTTGCTACATTCAGTGAAATTTTCTATATCCATGTTGTTTTCCAAACAATAACACTCATGGTGTGGGTGCATGTAATTGTTGTCAGCCAGATTACTATCAGTGCCgtttacgtacatgtacatgtaaatgcagAGAATGTCATACTCAAAGTTGTTTACATGCTACAGAATTACCCTGTCAGTTTGCTGTTGTATATGCActgcatattaattttgtaggaGGTGACTATACTTCCTCTGGGTCAACCAAGGTTCGAGATATCACTGTTCCCTCTCCTGCCAGCCTTAATAGGATCGTCTCGTCGCCTGGTAGCATGTCCTTGCCTCAATATgctgggtatgtgtgtgtcgtTGTATTCCAGCCTCCCTAGCCCATGTACTGGAATAACTATTATGGCAGCCTAGTGTGCATGCTGTAGAGTTTGTAGATTTGTAATTTTGAGCAATAAGAATTTTGTTCGCTTGGAATTCCATAATGGAGTATAATGGAGCGTGAGAAAACTTTCTTTGTCAATCTgtgtcatgtacatgcagtcatgtatAGATTTACATTGTATCAAGCTCCACCTTTCCCATGCAGTGATCCTCTTTATGAGGAGTCCCCTGGTTCCCACCTCAGTTCCTCCCCACACTTTGAGGACTCAGTTAGAACCACCCAGCCTTTGTCTGGACCCACTACCGCACTGGAGACACCCAGCCCTAGCAAAAGACCCAAAATTGAAGGTACATAAAGATGTACATTTGCACTGTACACTTGCATGCACTTGCACTcacacgtatacatgtacatcatctGTCTTCACATGTGCACATGCAAGAGTTTATTTAACGAATTCcagtattacatgtataattatgtacaattgtatatatactagGACGTGATGCAATGGAGGTTGCAAGGGAGATTGTTGAGACTGTGACTGACCCCAGTGCTATGATAGGACCAGAGGTCTGTACCCActaccataatattattgttcatGTTAATTTTGTTTAAACCAAGTCGATTTTGGGGTTCTTCACTGCAAGTTTAACCATTCCTCACCCTACAGACCGGTTTTTTCAATGACCAAGTGTCTAGAGACTATGCTGCCAAGCAAGAGGAGAAGAAGGGGCTGCTGTGGTTCCAGATTTTGCACAACTCTCTTGccgcccctccccctccacaacaTCACCTCTGGCTTCTGGGACTCAAGAGTGTTTTTTCCTACCAGCTTCCTAGGATGCCCAAGGAGTACATCACTCGGCTCGTTTTTGATCCGTAAGTTGTATAGCCTGAACACAGGCCCCCTTGTCTCCAGCATCTAGCCCTGAATTGTGGATCACAACAAAATAATGCGTGCATAGCTGCACCTTCTACCATCTTCCGTAGTTCAGCAGTGCAGTAGCAATTGCAGTGGCTCTGAACACCGAATCTCCAAACATTTTCCCAATACCCCTAGTCACCGGCATTTAAAAACACTGTTTGATACCCTAAATTATGAATCAAACACTAAATAATGCGTGCACGTACATGtggtgtacataattgtatgTTTCTGTACCATTGTGTTATTCTGCTTCCTTATTTTGATCTGCATAGAAAACATCATTCACTCGCTCTTATCAAAGAAAACAGGGTTATCGGAGGCATCTGCTTCAGAGTGTTTCCCTCGCAGCAATTTGCAGAGATTGTGTTCTGTGCTGTTACTTCTAATGAGCAAGTCAAGGTATACTACAACTGAATTGCACAGTGTTGAAGTAATATTTATCGAGCGTATTAGTAAGCACAAGGGTTCATGCATTTCTGATGACTCTCAATGACTTAATTTACTGTACAGCACTGTTGAAGCAAGAATTCAAAAAGCTATCAGTGcaccacatgtacatgtatgtacccaATACTGTATGTTTGATTATCCCTTATTAGGGTTATGGTACTCACATGATGAACAATCTGAAAGACTACTGCATTCGACACAGTATTCTTCATTTGTTAACTTATGCTGATGCGTATGCTATTGGATACTTCAAGAAGCAGGTTAATTACATTTTAAACTCAGTGTGCATGCCTACATCGCATGTTTTTGTAGGGTTTTTCCAAGGACATCAAGCTCCCACGATCAGCGTACCTAGGATATATCAAAGAGTATGAAGGAGCTACCCTtatggaggtacatgtatgtgtcaaTATCATTCGTATTTCTGTCTGCTAATaatgatacatgtagctgtgaaTAATAtacactgtgcatgtacttgCCTTTCAGTGTGAGCTGAATCCGAGAATCCCTTATACACAGTTTTCGTCCATCATCAAGAAACAGAAGCAGGTTAGTTATAGGAAACCAAATCATCTTGACAGTTTTTAGAATTGCTCTACACAATTAAACTACATGCATCAATCCACTCACAGCACATAAGACCAATAgatagttgtacatgtatgtatagtgcTTACGTTCTGGATAATGCAGGTGGTTCATCAGCTTATCGAAAGAAAGCAGACTGAGATAAGGAAAGTGCACCCAGGGCTCACTTCCTTCAATGACCGAACTAGGAAGATAAAAATCAGTGACATTCCAGGAATACGTAAGTGGAGAAGTGTTGAATCTCCATTAtcaaaactagagcactaattAAAAGTGCATGCAGAACCCTCGGTGTTAGTCGGGGTTGTATAGtttgtagtggacaataagtgttatatattgtatatactaaaccgtatgtacatgtacctcaccttggatacaacAAGCTAACAGTATCAAAGGAACGACAAGCTTGTGTGTATGACCTTGATCCCAGCCAGTGCTAAGCGTCTATAgctctacgtacatgtatttactgACTTGTCCAAGCAGTGAGTCCCACCCTTTTATCCTgccttcctggtgtttagcGAGCCACTCATCTGTCCTGCTAAGGTGTGGCTATGAATGCGATGGGTATGGCTCATTTAGAATGATACTGCAAGGGTTGATTTTTATTCCACTATAACTTGACTTGGCATGTTCTTGGCTTAGCCTCGTTCCAGGGCTGAGGCCTTTCTTTTCCTAACTCCACCTTAACTCTACCTCCATTtttttctttattcctccaattaataccgtatttatcttattgaacgattgtgattaTTGAACaattgtgacaaagaacagaaaaaggagagcctatGTACATAGAGGCTCAAGCTGGCTGTTACTGAATGAGCCACGCCTTCATAACAGTGGTGCCCAATCCTACGCAAGCGAGCCCAACTATAGTCTATAGCCAACAtccaagttcaagcttcttagcttttgctcgtttttatgaTCCACAATTGTAACTATGTTGAGGTTGAGGCTTTAAACGCACCACTTTGGCATCCAGGTAAAGCAGGCTCATAATCATAAATAAACcaacaaacagacagacagacacacggACCAAGCCACACGACTTGGGGGTTAAttgtaagctataattatgatctttgTTATAAAAGAAGAGtatctagtacatgtagctagcagaattcaaatgtgggcggatgaatgtgtgAATTTGCATGTAGCCtatatttttagcatttcatgcacatTCAAGCACATTCATCTGCCCAGGTTTGATCTCTGCTCTTTTGCTGTtgctcttcttttatacgcccttgatagtTACGGTCTATTACCTTAGCCAGTTGGCGTATACAAATTTTCGAAAGGTGTAGTTTTTTGTATTTTTTTGTAGTGGAAACTGGATGGAAGCCATCAGAAAATGATCCAAGGTTAGCATCATTTAttaatgtactgtacgtgtTACCCAcctacagtataaattatatgatCAGCAACgttcaggtataattataatagtgttAGCAtgtagttgtacatgtatgaaaatATAAAAATACTATATCATGTGCAGGTCAGCACAACAGCTTCGCCTTGAGAATGACCACGAGAAACTTACTGCAATGCTTGGACACATTCTCAAGCATGTCAAGGTGAAGAAATTGTCTGCAGTGcataattgtaattgtaatcAGTGTGTCTTGTGTTTGTCCAGACCCATTCAAGTTCATGGCCGTTTTTGGAGGCAGTGGATGCCACCCAAGCACCCCAGTACTACGAAATAGTCAAATTCCCCATGGGTGCGTGCTGTCACTGTGCTTACGATGAGTAGTTAATGCAGATGTAGCTTGGAGTTCACTAGCACTGCACTAGATTATTACCTGTACAGCgaatacatgattgtataattattacctatagatatatacatgtaactgcaTCAACCACTAATTATCACCATTAACTACCCATTAACTACCCCGCTAGATCTTGAGACGATGTCAAAACAGTTGCTGTCTGGCTACTACTCAACTGTGAGGCTGTTTGTCGCGGACATGATTAGGATCCTGACAAACTGCAAGCTGTACAATGAGAAGACCACTGACTATTACAAATGTGCCATTATCCTAGAAAAAGTGTTTTATAGCAAGATGAAGGAACATAATCTCAATACTGAGTTGAATtgaacattattataattaaaaaattattattgttttaattattaaaataattataaaatctACCCACACACTCGAGGTGACCTTTGAACCTGCGCcatcacgtacatgtactttcagcAGTCACGATCTcatcatagatgatacagtactgtatcatctatgatcTCATGAATCAGAGCAGAGCGATCGAGCATACAAGCACAGGAGCTGAAATAATTACTACATGTTTTGTATCCTGGCTATATGAAGGTgggtatacggtatatataagaGTGTTACATTCTAATTATGACAGTTTATTATGTCTGTAGACTACTACGTGCCGTAATTGATGTATTAAATCGCAGCCTAGCCTGCCATCGCCAGAAaaaaattttatttttgcgagactgtacataaaacaaatgaatttataatatggtgctataattataatagttattatgGCCAAAAATTTCGTATATAATTTGAGTGGCGCTGTACGTGATACACCAATACGATATAGgatatagatctaccacacctaagaggaggatatgctcccataattatatcctcaTGCGggataaaaggacctccccctagcaacgaTTCAGCAACGATTCTGTGCACTATGCATACTGCAAAAAGAGTATgtctatgccggattttgcagccgtcaaagagctagttaaGCAATATgtcgactcctacagatgcttaGGAGCTTCCTAGGTCGAAGCGTTGTGCATTCGATGTCCTTTGCTGCAGTTGCAAGAAGATCTTGGCTAAAATGTAAAACCATGCCCATGGACCCATACGGAGGGCTTAACCATCTTGTTGGAGCTGCCGTCGCTTTAGAGTCTTAGTactgtcaagcatggctcctTTTCTGTTTGCTTGAAAAAAAAATTGaaaactgcatgtgcatgcctggggctgtatgttaTTTTCTATGATTGTATcgtacagctgttgaccaatgagatcagtTAGTGGTGACGTAGGTGTGGTATAATAGAGTGATCAATAAATATCgtatggatactgaagattatcacgagtctgtgcctgtaactgcacgagtgacagttactaggcgCAGACTCGTGATAACCATAGGGATAATGCATTGGTTAGTTACCTTGAGATAGCTGCAGGGTACAACAGCTAGCTTGAACCGACTACTGGGACACTACTACTGTAAAGTACGAAAAATTAACTCTGCAACATACGAGCCAGACACTAGCTATAATGTCCCTTCAAAGTAGCCTTGACAGACACCTCACCAAATACCATCACAAAAGCTATAGCATAATTCGGGATGTCCAGTTTGCTTAAGTTAAGCCATTTGAAAACAACtaaaaaaaaaaggaaaaGGAAACAAAGCTTATGCTGCAGAAACACTCGACGAGGACAAAATAAGAAAACTCTGGGACTGCGATGACCTGGGTTCTTGCTCACCAGAGACCCTTCAGCACACAATATGATTCCTAAATGCACATGGGTATGCGAGGTAGAGATGAGCACCACAAGTTTACATTTGGTGACTTCAGCATCAAGTCTGACAGTAACGGTGTCGAATTTAACGAGCGTGATACCAAGACCAGAAATGGACAAGCAGGCGGTTGTCGTCCTTTTTGACCAAAGATGTGGGCCACCCCTGACAATCCTGAGCAGTGCCCAGTTGCTCTCTTCCAGAAGTTTATTAAACACCGACCACCATCTATGTGTCTGTCGGGGTCTTCATTCATTAATTACCAGTCAAGTGGCAAATGTTGGTATAACAGCAGCCAACAGGTCGAAACAAGATTGGAACGATCATGAACACTCTTGTAAAGAGGGGGAACCTACGAGGGGAAAAAAACAAATCATTCAGCAAGAAAAACATGAATATAAAACGCTATTATTATTTAGAGTTTAGCGGAGGGTTTAGCTTATAGATATAATTGACCCGGCCCTGATATAATTGAccgagtgacagttactaggcgCAGACTCGTGATAACCATATAGGGATAATGCATTGTATGTATAGTGCTTACGTTCTGGATTGCCAGTGGGACTGCAGGTAAAAACAACCAGTTGAAACCGT
The Halichondria panicea chromosome 14, odHalPani1.1, whole genome shotgun sequence DNA segment above includes these coding regions:
- the LOC135348066 gene encoding histone acetyltransferase KAT2B-like produces the protein MASTPSSSSSMGSGSKVDKGSSKKSGSTLQKIAQKKEQLRLYPRIKKIERIATHLGCQYKLCSCQAWKPTFNSQDSSFLPSLVDVCRTCQHALDDHVRPIKDLSDDHLDRVLLVVYDMDNILLQMRNEKEDPDLRKTYGFLFNFLHKSMLFPKLPSIAGEKLGTPPFEKVSIAKAVTNFVMYKFGSLKQAEWQMMYDLAKMFLYCFNHWKLETPSVHTKSTPTDDQRFYKENYIRWVCLCHVPVFCESLPKHDATLIFGRTFLSSVFLVMRHQLMERFTAEQDKMLPEKRTLVISHFPKFLGWLQVEIYNANSPIWREDFNQTPEALTVPSPAGSSITPSPSPAAGPASNSSRIGGDYTSSGSTKVRDITVPSPASLNRIVSSPGSMSLPQYAGDPLYEESPGSHLSSSPHFEDSVRTTQPLSGPTTALETPSPSKRPKIEGRDAMEVAREIVETVTDPSAMIGPETGFFNDQVSRDYAAKQEEKKGLLWFQILHNSLAAPPPPQHHLWLLGLKSVFSYQLPRMPKEYITRLVFDPKHHSLALIKENRVIGGICFRVFPSQQFAEIVFCAVTSNEQVKGYGTHMMNNLKDYCIRHSILHLLTYADAYAIGYFKKQGFSKDIKLPRSAYLGYIKEYEGATLMECELNPRIPYTQFSSIIKKQKQVVHQLIERKQTEIRKVHPGLTSFNDRTRKIKISDIPGILETGWKPSENDPRSAQQLRLENDHEKLTAMLGHILKHVKTHSSSWPFLEAVDATQAPQYYEIVKFPMDLETMSKQLLSGYYSTVRLFVADMIRILTNCKLYNEKTTDYYKCAIILEKVFYSKMKEHNLNTELN